One Halalkalicoccus subterraneus DNA window includes the following coding sequences:
- a CDS encoding DMT family transporter, with translation MSRYRTPALFLLLAIAWGTAFVAIRAGLDYFPPVLFAALRYDVASVFMLAYAVSVTDRPVPRTRGEWTLVVIGGVLLIAAYHVFLFVGQQSVTSAMAAVIVSLSPVLTTAFARVWLPSERLAPAGLVGMALGLVGVVILSRPDPGNVLSADVVATGLILAGSAAFALGSVLLGRSDAELPIETLEGWSMALGALVMHALSIAMPAESLAGVDWTPEAILALGYLAIVSSALGFLLYFELLDELGPIEINLVSYVVPIVTAVAGWLLLAEALDPATVAGFAVIFTGFCLIKRRQLAAELPAIRAAITDRL, from the coding sequence GTGAGCCGGTACCGAACTCCCGCCCTGTTCCTCCTGCTGGCGATCGCCTGGGGAACGGCCTTCGTCGCGATCAGGGCTGGCCTCGACTACTTCCCGCCCGTCCTCTTCGCGGCGCTTCGCTACGACGTCGCGTCGGTGTTCATGCTCGCGTACGCCGTCTCCGTCACCGACCGGCCCGTCCCTCGAACCCGCGGCGAGTGGACGCTCGTCGTTATCGGCGGCGTACTGCTCATCGCCGCCTACCACGTCTTCCTCTTCGTCGGCCAGCAGAGCGTCACCAGCGCGATGGCGGCCGTGATCGTCAGCCTCTCGCCCGTGTTGACCACCGCCTTCGCGCGCGTCTGGCTCCCGAGCGAGCGCCTCGCGCCGGCCGGATTGGTGGGGATGGCGCTCGGACTGGTCGGCGTCGTGATCCTCTCTCGGCCCGATCCCGGGAACGTCCTTTCGGCGGACGTCGTCGCAACGGGGCTGATCCTCGCCGGTTCGGCCGCCTTCGCCCTCGGGAGCGTCCTGCTCGGGCGAAGCGATGCGGAACTCCCGATAGAGACCTTGGAAGGGTGGTCCATGGCACTCGGCGCACTGGTGATGCACGCGCTCTCGATCGCGATGCCCGCCGAATCGCTCGCCGGTGTCGACTGGACTCCCGAAGCGATTCTCGCACTCGGGTATCTCGCGATCGTTTCGAGTGCCCTCGGATTCCTGCTGTATTTCGAGCTGCTCGACGAACTCGGACCGATCGAGATCAACCTCGTCTCGTACGTGGTGCCGATTGTCACGGCGGTCGCCGGCTGGCTCCTGCTCGCAGAAGCGCTCGATCCCGCGACCGTCGCCGGATTTGCAGTGATATTCACCGGCTTCTGCCTGATCAAGCGCCGACAGCTCGCCGCCGAACTCCCCGCGATCCGCGCCGCGATAACCGACCGCCTGTAG
- a CDS encoding reverse transcriptase-like protein, whose amino-acid sequence MAAYGRRSLRDRFDSAPTPHVAHPPRTHHRDFYVATDGSYHLHDHRAGMGVVIETRDGTRVARFALPTTATDNNVAEYQALHFGLDVLAARAPPTARIGVLTDHDSLATNVNSAALTHDGWGPGEIRVPPAGQNHWRGIRARIAGFDELRAAVIDGTENPAHPLANSPKEYAHVNREPDRCIRPETTSERSGPGVPPPSRADRHASD is encoded by the coding sequence ATGGCCGCCTATGGCCGCCGGTCCCTCCGAGATCGATTCGATAGCGCGCCGACCCCCCACGTCGCCCATCCGCCACGAACCCACCACCGCGACTTCTACGTTGCAACCGACGGGTCCTATCACCTCCACGACCATCGCGCGGGGATGGGCGTCGTCATCGAGACGCGCGACGGAACGCGCGTCGCGCGCTTCGCCCTCCCCACCACGGCGACCGACAACAACGTCGCGGAGTACCAGGCGCTTCACTTCGGCCTCGACGTACTTGCCGCCCGCGCCCCGCCAACCGCCCGTATCGGCGTCCTCACCGACCACGACAGCCTGGCGACGAACGTCAACAGCGCCGCGCTCACTCACGACGGGTGGGGACCCGGCGAGATCCGCGTTCCGCCCGCGGGTCAGAACCACTGGCGCGGGATCCGCGCGCGCATCGCCGGCTTCGACGAGCTGCGCGCCGCGGTGATCGACGGGACCGAAAATCCGGCCCATCCGCTCGCCAATTCGCCGAAGGAGTACGCCCACGTCAATCGCGAACCCGACCGGTGTATTCGACCCGAGACGACTTCCGAGCGAAGTGGCCCGGGCGTCCCGCCGCCGTCGCGTGCCGACCGCCACGCGAGCGACTAG
- a CDS encoding M24 family metallopeptidase, translated as MKRTRLDAYRMRHDLDSIWLARPENFAWLTGGNNVVDRAGDLGVAAAGYDGHEVTVITDNIEAARLAEEELADERVVTYDWYSGSLADAVASYTEEAAAADFRVSGLRHVDISALRYPLTEDDIETYRELGRETAEVLEGVCRGLEPTSTERKVAAELRGELAERGIDSPVALVGGAKRAREYRHYTPTTKKLGKYALVSVTARRDGLYASCTRTVAFDAPEWLESRHEAATTVETAALAATQQVGQTGGEAREVFGAIQEAYREVSYPREWKHHHQGGAAGYRGREWIATPWHDGEVTLPMAYAWNPTVQGAKSEDTVLVTEDEPEVFTTTGEWPTRTVSEGEFELERPAILHLD; from the coding sequence ATGAAACGGACCCGACTGGACGCCTACCGGATGCGCCACGACCTCGATTCGATCTGGCTCGCACGGCCGGAGAACTTCGCGTGGCTCACCGGTGGGAACAACGTCGTCGACCGTGCGGGCGACCTCGGCGTCGCAGCCGCGGGCTACGACGGCCACGAGGTGACGGTCATCACGGACAACATCGAGGCCGCGCGGCTCGCCGAAGAGGAACTCGCGGACGAACGGGTCGTGACCTACGACTGGTACTCCGGCTCGCTCGCCGATGCCGTCGCCTCGTACACCGAGGAAGCGGCCGCTGCCGACTTCCGGGTGTCCGGTCTTCGCCACGTGGACATCTCGGCGCTTCGATACCCGTTGACCGAGGACGATATCGAGACGTATCGCGAACTAGGCCGCGAGACCGCCGAGGTCCTCGAAGGGGTCTGCCGGGGACTCGAACCCACCAGTACGGAACGGAAGGTCGCCGCTGAGCTTCGGGGCGAACTCGCCGAGCGGGGGATCGACTCGCCGGTGGCGCTCGTCGGCGGCGCGAAACGCGCACGGGAGTACCGCCACTACACGCCGACGACGAAGAAGCTGGGGAAATACGCGCTGGTGTCCGTGACCGCCCGCCGGGACGGCCTGTATGCGAGCTGTACCCGAACCGTGGCCTTCGACGCGCCCGAGTGGCTCGAATCGCGCCACGAGGCCGCGACGACGGTCGAAACGGCGGCACTGGCCGCGACCCAGCAAGTGGGACAGACCGGCGGCGAGGCCCGCGAGGTCTTCGGAGCCATTCAGGAGGCCTACCGCGAGGTGAGCTATCCCCGCGAGTGGAAACACCACCATCAGGGCGGGGCGGCGGGCTATCGAGGGAGGGAGTGGATCGCGACCCCGTGGCACGACGGAGAGGTGACCCTCCCGATGGCCTACGCGTGGAACCCCACGGTGCAGGGCGCGAAAAGCGAGGACACCGTGTTGGTGACCGAGGACGAACCGGAGGTGTTCACTACGACCGGCGAGTGGCCCACCCGCACGGTTTCGGAGGGTGAATTCGAACTCGAACGGCCGGCTATCCTCCACCTCGACTAG
- a CDS encoding COX15/CtaA family protein, producing MSRDRLRSLLLATAGLTYVLLLIGIYTAASGAGLTCAGRWPLCDGAVFGLFPANWPSFIEWFHRLIAMIAGFVVIGATYGTWRWQGDRRIKLAMTTALALYPLQALLGAGTVLDYSLLYLTAHFLTALAIFGSITAATLWYLPELAALSRVRYALFAVVGLFPVLVALSPGTLIDHTAAVQAVYYAVGLAMFALLLAVAIWSGLLESAVDRLSTVRLLATVGAVALATQLLLGRYVYTDLIQLLDAGAMAAAFLIALLAAWLATRIDPPTAGLQVQ from the coding sequence ATGAGCCGCGACCGACTGCGGTCCCTGCTGTTGGCGACGGCCGGGCTCACCTACGTCCTGCTCCTGATCGGGATTTACACCGCCGCTTCGGGGGCGGGCCTGACCTGTGCGGGGCGATGGCCGCTCTGTGACGGGGCGGTCTTCGGGTTGTTCCCCGCGAACTGGCCCAGCTTCATCGAGTGGTTCCACCGGCTGATCGCGATGATCGCCGGCTTCGTCGTGATCGGCGCGACCTATGGGACCTGGCGCTGGCAGGGCGACCGCCGGATCAAACTGGCGATGACGACCGCGCTGGCGCTCTACCCGCTGCAGGCGCTGCTGGGTGCCGGAACGGTCCTCGATTACTCGCTGTTGTACCTCACGGCGCACTTCCTCACCGCGCTCGCGATCTTCGGCTCGATCACGGCGGCGACGCTGTGGTACCTGCCCGAACTCGCGGCGCTCTCGCGCGTACGCTACGCGCTGTTCGCCGTCGTGGGGCTGTTTCCCGTCCTCGTCGCGCTCTCACCGGGGACGCTGATCGACCACACTGCGGCCGTACAGGCGGTCTACTACGCGGTGGGGCTCGCGATGTTCGCGTTGTTGCTCGCGGTCGCGATCTGGTCGGGACTGCTCGAGTCGGCGGTCGACCGCCTCTCGACGGTTCGCCTGCTCGCCACCGTTGGTGCGGTCGCCCTGGCGACCCAGCTCCTCCTGGGCCGGTACGTCTACACCGATCTCATTCAGCTGCTCGACGCCGGCGCGATGGCCGCCGCGTTCCTGATCGCGCTCCTAGCGGCGTGGCTGGCGACCCGTATCGATCCGCCGACCGCCGGCCTGCAGGTTCAGTAG
- a CDS encoding replication factor C large subunit has translation MADWTETYRPSTLSEVRGNDKARDALREWAESWEDHRDAVILHGSPGVGKTSAAHALANDLDWPTIELNASDQRKADIVKRVAGEAARSGTLTEGGAGRRLVILDEADNFHGNVDYGGSRAVTDVIKSANQPVVLIANEFYDMSQSLRNSCETIEFRDVSKRSIVPVLRDICRQEGIEFEPEALEAIAESTDGDLRSAVNDLQAIAERAERLTAEAVVTGERDRTKGIFDFLDEVIKTADAQEALYASYDVDETPDDLINWIEDNVPKDFEGAELADAYTSLARADQWLGRVRATQNYSYWRYAGDNMTAGVAAARREPKGGWTRYGPPSYWRKLGSSRGLRDRRDYVARRIAESSGTSMSSARREVLPYLAAMTHHCKNRELTVAMAARYELDADHVSFVTGSGKDTNKVQGIVEDAERLREEAAVEGSEGAFEGARRSTGGEDDAESVDEDESAPIDDERDGSDERDDDSSDDSQSGLADFM, from the coding sequence ATGGCCGACTGGACCGAGACGTACCGCCCCTCGACGCTGTCGGAGGTGCGGGGCAACGACAAGGCCCGCGACGCACTACGCGAGTGGGCCGAAAGCTGGGAGGACCACCGCGACGCCGTGATCCTCCACGGGAGCCCCGGCGTCGGAAAGACTTCCGCAGCCCACGCGCTCGCGAACGATCTGGACTGGCCGACGATCGAACTCAACGCCTCGGACCAACGGAAGGCCGACATCGTGAAACGAGTTGCGGGCGAGGCCGCCCGGAGCGGGACCCTGACCGAAGGGGGTGCGGGTCGTCGCCTCGTGATCCTCGACGAGGCCGACAACTTCCATGGGAACGTCGACTACGGCGGCTCACGGGCGGTCACGGACGTGATCAAGTCCGCGAACCAGCCGGTGGTACTGATCGCGAACGAGTTCTACGACATGTCCCAAAGCCTCAGGAACTCCTGTGAGACCATCGAGTTCCGGGACGTCTCGAAGCGATCGATCGTCCCCGTCCTCCGCGATATCTGCCGGCAGGAGGGCATCGAGTTCGAACCCGAGGCACTGGAGGCGATCGCCGAATCGACCGATGGGGACCTGCGCTCGGCGGTCAACGACCTCCAGGCGATCGCCGAACGCGCCGAGCGCCTCACGGCAGAGGCGGTCGTCACGGGCGAGCGCGACCGTACGAAAGGGATCTTTGACTTCCTCGACGAGGTGATCAAGACGGCGGACGCCCAAGAGGCGCTCTACGCCTCCTACGACGTCGACGAGACCCCCGATGACCTGATCAACTGGATCGAGGACAACGTCCCCAAGGACTTCGAGGGGGCGGAACTCGCCGACGCTTACACCTCCCTCGCGCGGGCTGACCAGTGGCTCGGACGCGTTCGCGCGACGCAGAACTACTCCTACTGGCGCTACGCGGGCGACAACATGACCGCCGGGGTCGCCGCCGCACGCCGCGAGCCCAAGGGCGGGTGGACCCGCTACGGTCCGCCGAGCTATTGGCGCAAGCTCGGAAGCTCGCGAGGCCTGCGCGACCGCCGGGACTACGTCGCCCGGAGGATCGCCGAGTCGAGCGGGACGAGCATGTCGAGCGCCCGCCGGGAAGTCCTGCCCTATCTCGCCGCGATGACCCATCACTGCAAGAACCGTGAACTCACGGTGGCGATGGCCGCCCGGTACGAACTGGACGCGGACCACGTCTCCTTCGTCACGGGTAGCGGGAAGGACACCAACAAGGTCCAGGGGATCGTCGAGGACGCAGAGCGCCTCCGCGAGGAGGCCGCCGTCGAGGGTTCGGAGGGGGCGTTCGAGGGCGCCCGTCGATCGACCGGCGGCGAAGACGACGCCGAATCAGTTGACGAGGACGAATCCGCACCGATAGACGACGAACGCGACGGGTCGGACGAACGCGACGACGACAGCAGCGACGACTCCCAGTCGGGGCTCGCCGATTTCATGTAG
- a CDS encoding metal-dependent hydrolase family protein — translation MILRDARLFDGHEELAADGAIRFDPESERIEAVGDAEPQGEEPEVSIPGHTVLPGLVDAHVHFSLSGQATVEDVVTQTDGELALVEAKNARTTLEAGVTSVRAMGARDLDVVLKRAIDRGDLPGPRTLANCRSITITGGHGHHLGREVDGPTECRTAVREQVKRGAGFIKFMATGGVTTPGTDPKTLAFTHEELEALIDESHRRGVHAATHAHGAEGIKAAAAAGVDTVEHGTFMDEESIDLLLTNDVTLVPTLSAPYRIARNTEQATEESAQKTGSVYERHIESFKRAHEAGVNIAGGTDVGTPFNYHGTNSTEISFMVEHGMSEREAIEAMTASAADVVGLDVGVLEPGKYADLLVVEGDPLKDVSLLREPTAVLKGGEVVAGALPEA, via the coding sequence ATGATTCTGCGGGACGCGCGTCTATTCGACGGACACGAGGAGCTAGCGGCGGACGGAGCGATCCGGTTCGACCCCGAGTCGGAACGGATCGAGGCGGTCGGCGACGCCGAGCCACAGGGCGAGGAGCCCGAGGTTTCGATCCCGGGACATACCGTCCTGCCGGGGCTCGTCGATGCGCATGTCCACTTCTCGCTTTCGGGACAGGCGACCGTCGAGGACGTCGTTACACAGACCGACGGCGAGCTCGCGCTGGTCGAGGCAAAAAACGCCCGCACGACCCTCGAAGCCGGCGTAACGAGCGTGCGCGCGATGGGCGCGCGCGATCTCGACGTCGTGCTCAAACGGGCGATCGACCGGGGCGATCTGCCCGGGCCCCGTACCCTCGCGAACTGCCGGTCGATCACGATCACCGGCGGGCACGGACACCACCTCGGGCGAGAGGTCGACGGCCCCACGGAATGTCGTACGGCGGTCCGCGAACAGGTCAAGCGAGGGGCGGGCTTCATCAAGTTCATGGCGACCGGCGGGGTCACTACCCCTGGAACCGACCCCAAGACCCTCGCGTTCACCCACGAAGAGCTGGAGGCACTGATCGACGAATCCCACCGCCGTGGAGTCCACGCGGCGACGCACGCCCACGGCGCCGAGGGGATCAAGGCCGCGGCGGCGGCGGGCGTTGACACGGTCGAACACGGCACCTTCATGGACGAGGAGTCGATCGATCTGCTGCTTACGAACGACGTGACGCTCGTTCCGACGCTCTCCGCACCGTATCGGATCGCGCGCAACACCGAACAGGCGACCGAGGAGAGCGCTCAGAAGACCGGCAGCGTCTACGAGCGCCACATCGAGTCGTTCAAGCGGGCCCACGAGGCGGGCGTGAACATCGCGGGCGGGACGGACGTCGGCACCCCGTTTAACTACCACGGGACCAACAGTACGGAGATCTCGTTCATGGTCGAACACGGGATGAGCGAACGGGAAGCGATCGAAGCGATGACCGCGAGCGCCGCCGACGTGGTCGGCCTCGACGTAGGCGTGCTCGAACCCGGGAAGTACGCCGACCTGCTCGTCGTCGAGGGCGATCCGCTAAAAGACGTCTCGTTGCTTCGGGAGCCGACGGCGGTGCTGAAGGGCGGGGAGGTCGTCGCGGGAGCGTTGCCCGAGGCCTGA
- a CDS encoding GNAT family N-acetyltransferase yields the protein MEYRSYDPDTDRDGLWELKRAFETGLGTGTGDEEKRAAYEAKLTDEYRERYLDWVDRCVADDPRCLTVADDGDLGGYVFVLPERMAMIWDAAVVNELYVSPAHRGSGVADGLMESACTLAREQDLPLDRLVLDVDPENERACAFYDRCGFDPWGEMIAHEL from the coding sequence ATGGAGTACAGATCATACGACCCAGACACCGACCGCGACGGCCTCTGGGAGCTCAAGCGGGCGTTCGAGACCGGGCTGGGCACGGGAACGGGCGACGAGGAGAAACGGGCCGCCTACGAGGCGAAACTCACCGACGAGTACCGGGAGCGATACCTCGACTGGGTGGACCGCTGCGTCGCCGACGACCCTCGCTGTCTCACGGTCGCCGACGACGGCGATCTCGGGGGCTACGTGTTCGTCCTTCCCGAACGGATGGCGATGATCTGGGACGCGGCCGTGGTAAACGAACTCTACGTTTCGCCCGCTCACCGGGGATCGGGCGTCGCCGACGGGCTCATGGAGTCGGCGTGTACGCTCGCCCGCGAGCAAGACCTTCCACTGGACCGGCTCGTGCTCGACGTGGATCCGGAAAACGAGCGGGCATGCGCCTTCTACGACCGGTGTGGGTTCGACCCGTGGGGCGAAATGATCGCCCACGAGCTGTAA
- a CDS encoding helix-turn-helix domain-containing protein → MSSRPPREELAEKVAGEITLSDDPGATLRKWRTDFTVSQTELAEELSISSSVISDYESGRRESPGIAVVRRIVTALLDIDERRGGDRIRQYARVISAGFESDIVQDLREYPTTIPLRRFYEAIDATEVVSGTSDRISGHTVIDSIEAITRLSSEEFYRLYGQSTNRALMFTGVTRGESPLVAMRVVNPTPNAVVLHGLREEDLWKHAPDLARIDGFSLAVCDTNLETTLERLREFP, encoded by the coding sequence ATGAGTTCGCGGCCGCCGCGTGAGGAGCTCGCCGAGAAGGTCGCCGGCGAGATCACCCTCAGCGACGATCCGGGGGCAACCCTGCGGAAGTGGCGCACCGATTTCACCGTCTCCCAGACCGAACTCGCCGAGGAACTCTCTATCTCCTCGTCCGTAATCAGCGATTACGAGAGCGGTCGCCGCGAGAGCCCCGGGATCGCGGTGGTTCGCCGGATCGTCACGGCGTTGCTCGATATCGACGAACGTCGGGGCGGCGACCGGATCCGCCAGTACGCCCGCGTGATCTCCGCGGGGTTCGAAAGCGACATCGTGCAGGACCTGCGTGAGTACCCCACGACGATCCCTCTCCGGCGATTTTACGAGGCTATCGACGCGACCGAGGTCGTTTCCGGTACGTCGGACCGGATCAGCGGTCATACCGTCATCGACAGCATCGAGGCGATCACCCGCCTGTCGAGCGAGGAGTTCTACCGGCTGTACGGCCAGAGCACCAACCGTGCGCTGATGTTCACCGGCGTCACCCGGGGCGAATCCCCGTTGGTTGCGATGCGCGTCGTGAATCCGACCCCTAACGCGGTCGTTCTGCATGGGCTACGCGAGGAGGACCTCTGGAAGCACGCGCCGGATCTCGCGCGGATCGATGGCTTCTCGCTTGCGGTCTGTGATACGAACCTCGAGACGACGCTCGAACGGCTACGAGAGTTCCCGTAA
- a CDS encoding M14 family zinc carboxypeptidase, protein MTGKQRTDDRFLDAPISRRQFVRLSAVTGGALSLPGSALSDHSSEKTGDRYEFLRNHTEEDYEIPTLIRLSEASGLDALSKLDLTAYRETHDPEPAAYGRLDDDVIDAVLDVAAVSELEHSPGANPFWKLPAYAESVFPAPEEAVDYVGYEETEAALEHFAEDHPDRFEVDSIAESLGHRNLLEGAREPRDIRVAEITDDIGDREAFERKEKLVYTLSIHGDERPGVEAGSRFIERVLAGEEPEVEAVLDDVVLVFLYANPDGWLARQPHYSGQRNAFERVTATGVDPNRQYPTAGWIDPVHYPADPDGADLIDDSSGVDADVPDRVAEHAPDALAIAQHMRGYENVELFCDLHGMHWSEEFVVSLVANAQYDHEQLLGIDRINRAVGDGIETEIGSLEENMEAISSATERYDPVREADGDLPDDEAMVPDSLYDFGTAHDTLDYSTTGAFLGWAAHPEDSGGLGAKSIALEMAFANTLSPMEKEYLPELAAVQTGAYVGALRAVSREAPSLSVPEIDGEGSTAVVASDSLMRSSDALSFAGAEAEETRTTAEVDGDAKKTVTLAVSPPTDEVSIHIRPGDPAPIRATLYDPSDDEKRAVDGVSGRSRRESVWTITDPETGRWSIEIENLRSVDTEVAVLVDAVVSDTSDDAPDPRDVLGYEQRLYDSTPLAYFEEYDEFAAGTIELVSPAEVEAGALLVDDEPAYENVVVIHDAFEADGLDSYVEAGGTLVLTDAGVRLLGALDAESLDAIDGRAISTGEYEFAALDDHIARDHPLLENTREIERELWTLAPRGYAIGEEAPVTTVVPEVFEAAGGSIAATVDGGVAVGSLENVHVIGSLLPPSSQDHLHPFGLLDYSVSLLGHTILSNALGYEIGRGENAPLF, encoded by the coding sequence ATGACCGGGAAGCAGCGAACGGACGACCGATTCCTGGACGCGCCGATCTCTCGTCGGCAGTTCGTCCGTCTGTCTGCAGTGACCGGGGGTGCGCTCTCGCTTCCGGGAAGCGCACTCAGCGATCACAGCTCCGAGAAAACGGGCGACCGCTACGAGTTCTTGCGGAACCACACCGAGGAGGACTACGAGATTCCAACGCTGATCCGGCTGTCGGAGGCATCGGGTCTCGACGCGCTTTCGAAACTCGACCTCACGGCGTACCGAGAGACACACGACCCCGAGCCGGCGGCCTACGGCCGGCTCGACGACGACGTGATCGACGCGGTACTCGACGTCGCGGCGGTCTCGGAACTCGAACACTCGCCGGGCGCGAACCCCTTCTGGAAGCTCCCGGCGTACGCCGAGAGCGTGTTTCCCGCTCCCGAGGAAGCCGTCGACTACGTCGGCTACGAGGAGACCGAAGCCGCGCTCGAACACTTCGCCGAGGACCACCCGGATCGCTTCGAGGTCGACTCGATCGCCGAGAGCCTGGGTCACCGGAACCTCCTTGAGGGGGCCCGCGAGCCCCGAGACATTCGGGTAGCAGAGATCACCGACGACATCGGGGATCGGGAGGCGTTCGAACGGAAGGAAAAACTCGTCTACACTCTCTCGATCCACGGCGACGAGCGTCCCGGTGTCGAGGCCGGGAGTCGCTTCATCGAGCGCGTGCTCGCGGGCGAGGAACCCGAGGTCGAGGCGGTCCTCGACGACGTGGTGCTCGTTTTCCTGTACGCGAACCCCGACGGCTGGCTGGCCAGACAGCCCCACTATTCGGGCCAGCGAAACGCCTTCGAGCGGGTCACCGCCACCGGAGTCGACCCGAACCGCCAGTACCCGACCGCGGGCTGGATCGACCCGGTCCACTACCCGGCCGATCCCGACGGCGCGGACCTCATCGACGACTCGTCCGGAGTCGACGCGGACGTTCCGGACCGAGTCGCCGAACATGCGCCCGACGCGCTCGCGATCGCCCAGCACATGCGCGGGTACGAGAACGTCGAGCTGTTCTGTGATCTCCACGGGATGCACTGGTCCGAGGAGTTCGTCGTCTCGCTGGTCGCGAACGCCCAGTACGACCACGAACAGCTCCTGGGTATCGATCGAATCAACCGTGCCGTCGGCGACGGGATCGAAACCGAGATCGGCTCACTCGAAGAGAACATGGAGGCGATCTCGTCCGCGACGGAGCGCTACGACCCCGTTCGCGAAGCGGACGGCGACCTGCCCGACGACGAGGCAATGGTTCCCGACTCGCTCTACGATTTCGGGACGGCCCACGACACCCTCGACTACAGCACGACGGGCGCGTTCCTGGGTTGGGCGGCCCATCCCGAGGACAGCGGCGGGCTCGGCGCGAAATCGATCGCGCTCGAAATGGCCTTCGCGAACACCCTCTCCCCGATGGAAAAGGAGTACCTCCCCGAACTCGCGGCGGTCCAGACCGGCGCGTACGTCGGCGCGCTGCGTGCGGTGAGCCGCGAGGCCCCGTCCCTCTCGGTCCCGGAAATCGACGGGGAAGGTTCGACCGCGGTCGTCGCGAGCGACTCGCTGATGCGTTCGTCGGACGCCCTCTCGTTTGCCGGCGCCGAGGCCGAAGAAACCCGCACGACGGCCGAGGTCGATGGCGACGCGAAGAAAACGGTGACCCTGGCCGTCTCGCCGCCGACCGACGAGGTCTCGATCCATATTCGCCCCGGTGACCCAGCCCCGATTCGTGCGACCCTCTACGATCCTTCGGACGACGAGAAACGAGCCGTCGACGGCGTGAGCGGTCGATCCAGGCGGGAGTCAGTCTGGACGATCACCGACCCCGAGACCGGTCGGTGGTCCATCGAGATCGAAAACCTCCGTTCGGTCGATACCGAGGTCGCTGTCCTGGTCGACGCGGTCGTCTCGGATACGAGCGATGACGCCCCTGACCCGCGGGACGTGCTCGGGTACGAACAGCGGCTGTACGATTCGACCCCGCTCGCGTACTTCGAGGAATACGACGAGTTCGCGGCGGGGACCATCGAACTCGTCTCGCCCGCCGAGGTCGAAGCCGGTGCGCTCCTGGTGGACGACGAACCCGCCTACGAGAACGTCGTCGTGATCCACGACGCGTTCGAGGCCGACGGGCTCGACTCGTACGTCGAAGCCGGCGGGACCCTCGTCCTCACGGACGCCGGGGTTCGACTGCTCGGCGCACTCGACGCCGAGTCGCTCGACGCGATCGACGGGAGGGCGATCTCGACCGGCGAGTACGAGTTCGCTGCCCTCGACGACCACATCGCAAGAGATCATCCGCTGCTGGAAAACACCCGCGAGATCGAGCGCGAACTCTGGACGCTCGCGCCGCGTGGCTACGCCATCGGCGAGGAGGCACCGGTAACGACGGTCGTCCCCGAGGTCTTCGAAGCCGCCGGCGGGTCGATCGCCGCGACCGTCGACGGCGGCGTTGCGGTCGGTTCGCTCGAAAACGTCCACGTCATCGGGAGCCTGCTGCCTCCGAGCAGCCAGGACCACCTGCATCCGTTCGGCCTGCTCGATTACAGCGTCTCGCTGCTCGGCCACACGATCCTCTCGAACGCGCTCGGCTACGAGATCGGTCGAGGCGAGAACGCCCCGCTGTTCTGA